In Archangium violaceum, the following are encoded in one genomic region:
- a CDS encoding TonB-dependent receptor plug domain-containing protein translates to MYSGSIKSHGGRSGLLLLLLCAGPSLGQTAPPPAAEQQAPPAHEAAGTVESIGDDPEVHSQVASFAITRLHDSPAVVTAVTAEEIRNVGARDLMDVLMLVPGFFFGADVQGAIGPGFRGLWGHEGKVLLLIDGKEQNDLLYSTIQLGHEFPIEFIERIEVVRGPGSVIYGGNAELAVINVITRGIQGSTDLMITGTYGEYATVNGRRSLSLSGRKVFESAPGLSVFASASVGQGQRSDGVFQDFFGNSVSMGGKSEINPLTAQAGVGYRDLQLSMLYQRYATTAVVAFDEVLPAPAATDFESFHAELSDRFRPSERVEIIPRINLTVQEPYRDTNRESPFYYEKQARRLRGRVVARWAAWEYLQLTGGADLAFDHGLLKGPEGLGLQTAFGEAGDQVSYTNMAGFIEAYSENPIATLVAGARYDRHSAFGDSFVPRLVLLRSFGPFSGKALFSRAFRAPGVENISLGDNVRPERTTVFELEGTLRLGEGHAVSVNAFDVGIQDPIIYSYDAESNSEAYRNLGRLGSRGIELDYRIRGSWGRAALSYSFYTPSGRNDVEDYLVPGHTNAFTGLPTHKAALTGTVKVLPWLSVSPTAVLVGERYAVDAPDDTGDSAVQKMPTQLLLNLFVRAENVGTRGLDIGAGIYNLLGTDFRVAQPYNGGHAPMPVFTREFLVKLSYLLDVGAEE, encoded by the coding sequence ATGTACAGCGGCAGCATCAAGTCGCACGGTGGTCGTTCTGGTTTGTTGCTCCTCCTCCTGTGCGCTGGCCCCAGTCTCGGACAGACGGCCCCGCCGCCCGCCGCGGAGCAGCAGGCGCCGCCAGCCCATGAGGCCGCGGGCACGGTCGAATCCATCGGAGACGACCCGGAGGTCCACAGCCAGGTCGCCTCGTTCGCCATCACCCGACTCCACGACTCACCCGCGGTCGTCACCGCCGTGACGGCCGAGGAGATCCGCAACGTCGGCGCGCGCGACCTGATGGATGTGCTGATGCTGGTGCCGGGCTTCTTCTTCGGCGCGGACGTGCAGGGCGCCATCGGGCCCGGCTTCCGCGGACTGTGGGGCCACGAGGGCAAGGTGCTCCTGCTCATCGACGGCAAGGAGCAGAACGATCTGCTCTACTCGACGATCCAGCTCGGCCACGAGTTCCCCATTGAGTTCATCGAGCGCATCGAGGTGGTGCGCGGGCCCGGCTCGGTCATCTACGGCGGCAACGCCGAGCTCGCCGTCATCAACGTCATCACGCGGGGCATCCAGGGCAGCACGGACCTGATGATCACGGGTACCTACGGAGAGTACGCGACCGTCAACGGACGGCGGAGCCTGAGCCTCTCCGGGCGCAAGGTGTTCGAGAGCGCGCCGGGACTGAGCGTCTTCGCCTCGGCCTCGGTGGGACAGGGGCAGCGGAGCGATGGCGTCTTCCAGGACTTCTTCGGCAACTCGGTGTCCATGGGAGGCAAGTCGGAGATCAACCCCCTGACGGCACAGGCGGGCGTGGGCTACCGGGACCTGCAACTGAGCATGCTGTATCAGCGCTACGCCACCACGGCCGTCGTCGCCTTCGACGAGGTGCTGCCAGCTCCGGCCGCCACGGACTTCGAGTCGTTCCACGCCGAGCTCAGCGACCGGTTCCGGCCGAGCGAGCGGGTGGAGATCATCCCCCGCATCAACCTCACCGTGCAGGAGCCATACCGCGACACCAACCGCGAATCGCCCTTCTATTACGAGAAGCAGGCGCGGCGCCTGCGGGGACGGGTGGTCGCGCGCTGGGCGGCCTGGGAGTACCTCCAGCTCACCGGAGGCGCGGACCTGGCCTTCGACCACGGACTGCTGAAGGGCCCCGAGGGCCTGGGTCTGCAGACCGCCTTCGGCGAAGCCGGCGACCAGGTCTCCTACACGAACATGGCGGGCTTCATCGAGGCGTACTCCGAGAACCCCATCGCGACCCTGGTGGCCGGCGCGCGCTACGATCGGCACAGCGCGTTCGGGGACTCCTTCGTGCCACGCCTGGTGCTGCTGCGGTCGTTCGGACCGTTCAGCGGCAAGGCGCTCTTCAGCCGCGCGTTCCGCGCGCCCGGGGTGGAGAACATCAGCCTGGGAGACAACGTCCGGCCCGAGCGCACCACGGTCTTCGAGCTGGAGGGGACGCTGCGGCTCGGCGAGGGACACGCGGTGAGCGTGAACGCCTTCGACGTGGGCATACAGGACCCCATCATCTACTCGTATGACGCGGAGTCGAACTCGGAGGCGTACCGGAACCTGGGGCGCCTGGGCAGCCGCGGCATCGAGCTGGACTACCGCATCCGCGGGAGCTGGGGCCGCGCGGCGCTCAGCTACTCGTTCTACACGCCGTCCGGCCGCAATGACGTGGAGGACTACCTGGTGCCCGGACACACGAATGCCTTCACGGGCCTGCCGACGCACAAGGCCGCGCTCACGGGCACCGTGAAAGTGTTGCCGTGGCTCTCGGTCAGCCCCACGGCCGTCCTGGTGGGCGAGCGCTACGCCGTCGACGCGCCGGACGACACGGGCGATTCCGCGGTGCAGAAGATGCCGACGCAGCTCCTCCTCAACCTCTTCGTGCGCGCCGAGAACGTGGGCACGCGCGGGCTGGATATCGGAGCGGGCATCTACAACCTGCTGGGAACCGACTTCCGGGTCGCGCAGCCGTACAACGGCGGCCACGCTCCGATGCCTGTGTTCACCCGCGAGTTCCTCGTGAAGCTCAGCTACCTCCTCGACGTCGGGGCGGAGGAGTAG
- a CDS encoding PEGA domain-containing protein yields MKQKTWVAVILLATVALNGVAYVTLRGRRTPGPVETPPRIADSTQTAPAPANPVVTPPPAVDPTEEANAGLARARRAAGLAALEDRDYDKAVAEFTEALSLRKDKGDLVELMRIAQDLRTREQARAREEQPKPQQEPTPPVRSASKSKPVRVASRTQSREEPPAPETPRNGLLLVTSTPPGLVVLVDGKTMDLTPARLPVRAGSHRVALAQGERRLFEETVEVEEDSVRSINRDLSAELAPPSAPPSAPTRPAPEPTPVPAVATAPAKVTPAATTAAPTPEPRTEPAAAGSSPGVVGKGDLDVTSPSLYGEVWINNRPYGFPPVTARELPAGPARVEIRVNGQVKRRMTVEVEPGRRSLVRVR; encoded by the coding sequence ATGAAACAGAAAACCTGGGTCGCCGTCATCCTGCTGGCAACCGTCGCGCTCAATGGCGTGGCGTACGTGACGCTGCGCGGCCGGCGCACTCCGGGCCCCGTGGAAACCCCTCCTCGCATCGCCGACTCCACCCAGACGGCTCCGGCGCCCGCCAATCCCGTGGTGACGCCTCCCCCGGCCGTGGACCCCACCGAGGAAGCCAACGCCGGTCTCGCGCGCGCACGGCGGGCCGCGGGCCTCGCCGCGCTGGAGGACCGCGACTACGACAAGGCCGTGGCCGAGTTCACCGAGGCGCTGAGCCTGCGCAAGGACAAGGGAGATCTCGTGGAGCTGATGCGCATCGCGCAGGATCTCCGGACCCGCGAGCAGGCCCGGGCGCGCGAAGAGCAGCCCAAGCCCCAGCAGGAGCCCACGCCTCCGGTCAGGTCGGCATCGAAGTCCAAGCCCGTCCGGGTGGCCTCGCGCACGCAGTCCAGGGAAGAGCCTCCGGCACCCGAGACTCCCCGCAACGGGCTGCTGCTGGTGACGTCGACGCCCCCGGGCCTGGTGGTGCTGGTGGATGGAAAGACGATGGACCTCACGCCCGCGCGCCTGCCGGTTCGCGCGGGCTCGCACCGGGTGGCGCTCGCGCAGGGAGAGCGACGGTTGTTCGAGGAGACGGTGGAGGTGGAGGAGGACTCGGTCCGGTCGATCAACCGGGATCTCTCGGCGGAGCTCGCCCCGCCGAGCGCTCCACCGTCGGCCCCCACCCGGCCGGCACCCGAGCCCACCCCCGTGCCCGCGGTCGCGACCGCTCCGGCCAAGGTGACCCCCGCGGCCACCACCGCCGCGCCGACACCCGAGCCACGCACCGAGCCGGCGGCGGCCGGGAGCAGCCCCGGGGTCGTGGGAAAGGGCGACCTGGACGTCACGTCTCCCTCGCTCTACGGCGAGGTGTGGATCAACAACCGGCCCTATGGATTCCCACCCGTCACCGCCCGGGAGCTTCCCGCCGGCCCGGCCCGCGTGGAGATCCGCGTCAACGGCCAGGTGAAGCGGCGGATGACCGTCGAGGTCGAGCCGGGCCGCCGCAGCCTCGTCCGCGTTCGCTGA
- a CDS encoding serine/threonine-protein kinase has protein sequence MDRVNALSPAPGEEGRFGKYRIIQQLASGGMAHIFLASIDGPDGFSKSCVIKRILPEYASLEAFSRMFADEAKVAALLTHPNIVQIFDFGKIDGQYYLAMEWIQGASLDRVLRHAWNASFTLGVRVAVDVGIAISSALAYAHSKTLPDGTPLRLVHRDITPGNVLVSRDGIIKLADFGIVKSTVNLERTVAGVVKGKYAYMSPEQISNRELDHRSDLFSLGIVLYEAATGSRLFKRDTIEATILATSHAEVPPPSQVTPGFPPALERILLRLLAKEPQARYQSAHEVHEDLEKFRASQQWTSGGRELAALMATLFPPDKAGRHSTAVPIIGSLPGSNGLSSGAGTGRTSGGSPGSRPPAPRDLEDEGTSPATSIEGATAAEQAGAEGFPWGIAMAAGVATIGSALFWYFVA, from the coding sequence GTGGACAGGGTCAATGCGTTGTCACCAGCGCCCGGAGAAGAAGGCCGCTTCGGGAAGTACCGCATCATCCAGCAGCTCGCTTCGGGGGGCATGGCGCACATCTTCCTGGCCTCCATCGATGGACCGGACGGCTTCTCCAAGTCGTGCGTCATCAAGCGAATCCTCCCCGAGTACGCGAGCCTGGAAGCCTTCAGCCGGATGTTCGCCGACGAGGCGAAGGTCGCGGCGCTCCTGACCCATCCGAACATCGTGCAGATCTTCGACTTCGGGAAGATCGACGGGCAGTACTACCTCGCCATGGAGTGGATCCAGGGCGCGTCGCTGGATCGGGTGCTGCGCCATGCGTGGAACGCCTCGTTCACGCTCGGCGTGCGCGTGGCCGTGGACGTGGGCATCGCCATCTCGAGCGCGCTCGCCTACGCCCACTCGAAGACCCTGCCGGATGGGACGCCGCTGCGCCTGGTACACCGCGACATCACGCCGGGCAACGTGCTGGTGTCACGCGACGGCATCATCAAGCTGGCGGACTTCGGCATCGTCAAGAGCACCGTCAACCTCGAGCGCACCGTCGCCGGAGTGGTGAAGGGCAAGTACGCGTACATGTCCCCGGAGCAGATCTCCAACCGGGAGCTGGATCACCGCTCGGATCTGTTCTCGCTCGGCATCGTCCTGTACGAGGCCGCGACCGGGAGCCGTCTGTTCAAGCGCGACACCATCGAGGCGACCATCCTCGCCACCTCGCACGCGGAGGTGCCTCCCCCCTCCCAGGTGACCCCGGGCTTCCCTCCCGCCCTGGAGCGGATCCTCCTGCGATTGCTCGCGAAGGAGCCCCAGGCCCGGTACCAGAGCGCACACGAGGTCCACGAGGACCTGGAGAAGTTCCGCGCGTCGCAGCAGTGGACCTCGGGAGGACGCGAGCTCGCCGCGTTGATGGCGACGCTGTTCCCGCCCGACAAGGCGGGCCGCCACTCGACCGCCGTCCCCATCATCGGCTCGTTGCCCGGAAGCAATGGGTTGAGCTCGGGGGCGGGCACGGGCCGGACGTCGGGCGGAAGCCCGGGTTCCAGGCCGCCGGCCCCACGAGACCTGGAGGACGAGGGAACCTCCCCGGCCACGAGCATCGAGGGGGCCACGGCGGCGGAACAGGCAGGAGCGGAAGGATTTCCGTGGGGGATCGCCATGGCCGCGGGTGTCGCGACCATCGGCTCGGCGCTGTTCTGGTACTTCGTCGCCTGA
- a CDS encoding helix-turn-helix transcriptional regulator, with protein MSRASRLLELIQLLRRHRAPITGPALAEKLGISIRTLYRDIATLQAQGADIQGEPGLGYVLRPGFTLPPLMFSADEIEALVLGSRWVAVRGDARLGAAAGNAMAKIRAVLPDDLRESVDAATLTVPMFRGEPVAIDASVIRVALRKEQKLLITYRGNDGAGTTRTIWPLLIGFFDKVLVLAAWCELRQDYRAFRVDRIQSVEPKDERYPRRRAVLVKEWRARQNIPATAGN; from the coding sequence ATGTCCCGTGCCTCCCGCCTGCTCGAGCTCATCCAGTTGCTGCGGCGCCACCGCGCGCCGATCACTGGCCCGGCGCTGGCCGAGAAGCTCGGCATTTCCATTCGCACCCTCTATCGCGACATCGCGACGCTGCAGGCGCAGGGCGCCGATATCCAGGGTGAACCGGGCCTCGGTTATGTGCTGCGCCCCGGTTTCACCCTGCCGCCACTGATGTTTTCGGCCGACGAGATCGAGGCATTGGTGCTCGGTTCGCGCTGGGTCGCGGTGCGGGGCGATGCGCGGCTCGGGGCCGCGGCGGGCAACGCCATGGCGAAAATCCGCGCCGTGCTGCCCGACGACCTCCGCGAGAGCGTCGATGCCGCCACCCTCACCGTGCCGATGTTCCGCGGCGAGCCGGTCGCCATCGATGCCTCGGTGATCCGCGTCGCGCTCCGCAAGGAGCAGAAGCTCCTCATCACCTATCGCGGCAATGACGGTGCCGGCACGACCCGCACCATCTGGCCACTGCTGATCGGCTTCTTCGACAAGGTGCTGGTGCTCGCCGCCTGGTGCGAGCTCAGGCAGGATTACCGCGCCTTCCGCGTCGACCGCATCCAGTCGGTCGAGCCGAAGGACGAGCGCTATCCGCGCCGCCGTGCCGTGCTGGTCAAGGAATGGCGGGCCAGGCAGAACATTCCCGCTACTGCCGGAAACTGA
- a CDS encoding VOC family protein produces the protein MRTLNYLLLAVRDPLESAELYSKLLGHEPVEKAKTFVLYVLPTGLKIGLWLADEVEPTPKPAGGIEISFSEKSKDAVRATYAEWTRLGLKVVQEPTDMDFGFTFVVEDPDGHRLRPFVLADNPR, from the coding sequence ATGCGTACTCTCAACTACCTGCTGCTGGCCGTCCGTGATCCGCTCGAGAGCGCGGAGCTCTATTCGAAGCTCCTCGGCCACGAGCCGGTCGAAAAGGCCAAGACCTTCGTTCTCTATGTGCTGCCGACCGGCCTGAAGATCGGCCTCTGGCTTGCCGACGAGGTGGAGCCGACACCGAAGCCCGCTGGCGGCATCGAGATTTCGTTCAGCGAAAAGAGCAAGGACGCCGTCCGCGCGACCTATGCCGAGTGGACCAGGCTCGGCCTCAAGGTGGTGCAGGAGCCCACCGACATGGATTTCGGCTTCACCTTCGTGGTCGAGGACCCGGACGGGCATCGCCTCCGCCCCTTCGTCCTCGCCGACAATCCGCGTTAG